A genomic segment from Pseudomonas sp. S09G 359 encodes:
- a CDS encoding glutathione S-transferase family protein → MGLLIEGHWKDQWYESSADGAFQREQAQRRHWVTADGQPGPSGEGGFKAEAGRYHLYVSLACPWAHRTLILRKLKGLESLIDVSVVSWLMLENGWTFDKAHGSTGDKLDDFAFMHQRYTADTADYTGRVTVPVLWDKKLKRIVSNESAEIIRMFNSAFNELTGNTLDFYPEALRPTIDALNERIYPAVNNGVYRAGFATSQGAYESAFDDVFAELDHLEQHLSDHRYLAGEYLTEADVRLFTTLIRFDAVYYSHFKCNLRRIADYPNLSNWLKEMYQWPGVAETVDFEHIKGHYYASHRTINPTGIVPKGPLLGFDGEHDRDKLSGKSVLVTQ, encoded by the coding sequence ATGGGTTTGCTGATCGAAGGACACTGGAAAGACCAGTGGTACGAAAGTAGCGCAGATGGCGCTTTCCAGCGCGAACAGGCGCAACGCCGTCACTGGGTGACCGCCGATGGCCAACCTGGCCCCAGTGGCGAAGGCGGCTTCAAGGCCGAGGCCGGTCGCTATCACCTCTACGTCTCCCTCGCCTGCCCCTGGGCCCACCGCACCTTGATCCTGCGCAAGCTCAAAGGCCTGGAAAGCCTGATCGACGTGTCCGTGGTCAGTTGGCTGATGCTCGAAAACGGCTGGACCTTCGACAAAGCCCACGGCTCTACCGGCGACAAACTCGACGACTTCGCCTTCATGCACCAGCGCTACACCGCCGATACCGCCGACTACACCGGGCGCGTCACCGTGCCGGTGCTGTGGGACAAAAAGCTGAAGCGCATCGTCAGCAATGAATCGGCGGAGATCATCCGTATGTTCAACAGCGCGTTCAACGAACTGACCGGCAATACGCTGGATTTCTACCCCGAAGCGCTGCGCCCGACTATCGACGCGCTGAACGAACGCATTTACCCCGCCGTGAACAACGGCGTCTACCGCGCAGGCTTTGCCACTTCGCAGGGTGCCTACGAAAGCGCATTTGATGATGTGTTTGCCGAACTGGACCACCTGGAACAACACCTGAGCGACCATCGCTACCTGGCGGGCGAATACCTGACTGAAGCCGACGTGCGCCTGTTCACCACGTTGATTCGATTTGATGCGGTGTATTACAGCCACTTCAAATGCAACCTGCGCAGGATTGCGGATTATCCGAACCTGTCGAACTGGCTAAAGGAGATGTATCAGTGGCCGGGCGTGGCCGAGACGGTGGATTTTGAGCATATCAAGGGGCATTACTATGCCAGCCATCGGACGATCAATCCGACGGGGATTGTGCCGAAGGGGCCGTTGCTGGGGTTTGATGGTGAGCATGATCGCGACAAACTGAGCGGAAAATCGGTACTCGTTACCCAATGA
- the cysG gene encoding siroheme synthase CysG, producing MEFLPLFHNLRGSRVLVVGGGEIALRKSRLLADAGALLRVVAPQIEDQLRELVLGSGGELILRGYQEADLDGCVLIIAATDDEPLNAQVSSDAKRRCVPVNVVDAPALCSVIFPAIVDRSPLVIAVSSGGDAPVLARLIRAKLETWIPSTYGQLAGLAARFRAQVKGLYPDVQQRRAFWEEVFQGPIADRQLAGQGDEAERLLIEKVNGAPPYAPGEVYLVGAGPGDPDLLTFRALRLMQQADVVLYDRLVAPAILELCRRDAERVYVGKRRAEHAVPQDQINQQLVDLAKQGKRVLRLKGGDPFIFGRGGEEIEELAAHGIPFQVVPGITAASGCAAYAGIPLTHRDYAQSVRFITGHLKDGTSDLPWHDLVGPSQTLVFYMGLIGLPIICEQLIKHGRAADTPAALIQQGTTANQRVFTGTLADLPRMVAEHEVHAPTLVIVGEVVVLREKLKWFEGAQSQV from the coding sequence ATGGAATTTCTGCCGCTGTTTCATAACCTGCGCGGCAGTCGTGTGTTGGTCGTCGGTGGTGGGGAGATTGCCTTGCGCAAGTCCCGGCTGCTGGCCGACGCCGGTGCGTTGCTGCGGGTGGTTGCTCCCCAGATCGAAGACCAGCTGCGTGAGCTGGTGCTGGGCAGTGGCGGGGAATTGATTTTGCGCGGTTATCAGGAGGCTGACCTCGACGGTTGCGTCCTGATCATCGCCGCAACGGATGACGAGCCACTGAACGCGCAAGTGTCCAGTGATGCCAAGCGTCGTTGCGTACCGGTCAATGTGGTGGATGCGCCGGCCTTGTGCAGCGTGATCTTCCCGGCCATTGTCGACCGCTCACCGTTGGTGATTGCGGTGTCCAGTGGCGGCGATGCGCCGGTGCTGGCGCGCTTGATCCGCGCCAAGCTGGAAACCTGGATTCCGTCCACCTATGGCCAATTGGCTGGGTTGGCGGCGCGTTTTCGTGCCCAGGTCAAAGGCCTGTACCCGGATGTGCAGCAACGTCGTGCGTTTTGGGAAGAGGTTTTCCAGGGGCCGATTGCTGACCGCCAGTTGGCCGGGCAGGGCGATGAAGCCGAGCGCCTGCTGATCGAAAAGGTCAACGGCGCGCCGCCGTATGCGCCGGGCGAGGTTTACCTGGTGGGCGCGGGCCCCGGTGATCCGGACCTGCTGACCTTCCGCGCCTTGCGCCTGATGCAGCAAGCCGACGTGGTGCTGTACGACCGCCTGGTGGCGCCGGCGATCCTGGAATTGTGCCGTCGCGATGCCGAGCGCGTGTATGTCGGCAAGCGTCGCGCCGAGCATGCCGTGCCGCAGGACCAGATCAACCAGCAATTGGTTGATCTGGCCAAGCAGGGCAAGCGCGTGCTGCGCCTTAAGGGCGGCGATCCGTTCATCTTTGGCCGCGGTGGCGAAGAGATCGAGGAGCTGGCGGCCCATGGCATCCCGTTCCAGGTGGTGCCGGGGATCACGGCGGCCAGCGGTTGCGCGGCGTATGCCGGCATTCCACTGACCCATCGTGACTACGCGCAGTCGGTACGCTTTATCACCGGGCATTTGAAGGACGGGACTTCGGACCTGCCCTGGCATGACCTGGTGGGGCCCTCGCAGACGCTGGTGTTCTACATGGGCTTGATTGGCTTGCCGATCATCTGTGAGCAACTGATCAAGCACGGACGCGCGGCGGATACCCCGGCGGCGTTGATCCAGCAGGGCACCACGGCCAATCAGCGTGTATTCACCGGCACCCTGGCGGACTTGCCACGCATGGTGGCGGAGCATGAAGTGCATGCGCCGACGCTGGTGATTGTCGGTGAGGTGGTGGTGCTGCGCGAGAAGCTGAAGTGGTTTGAAGGCGCTCAGTCCCAAGTCTGA
- the serS gene encoding serine--tRNA ligase: MLDSKLLRSNLQDVADRLASRGFALDVARIEALEEQRKTVQTRTEALQAERNARSKSIGQAKQRGEDIAPLMADVERMGTELSEGKVELDKIQTELDSILLGIPNVPHESVPIGADEDGNVEVRRWGTPKAFDFEIKDHVALGELTGGLDFETAAKMSGARFALLRGPIARMHRALAQFMINLHTAEHGYEEAYTPYLVQAPALMGTSQLPKFEEDLFKISRDGEADLYLIPTAEVSLTNIVSGEIFDAKQLPLKFVAHSPCFRSEAGASGRDTRGMIRQHQFDKVEMVQVVEPSTSMEALEGLTANAERVLQLLELPYRVLALCTGDMGFSAVKTYDLEVWVPSQDKYREISSCSNCGDFQARRMQARFRNPETGKPELVHTLNGSGLAVGRTLVAVLENYQQADGSIRVPEVLKPYMGGVEVIG; encoded by the coding sequence ATGCTCGATTCCAAACTGTTACGTAGCAACCTTCAGGACGTAGCGGACCGCCTGGCATCCCGTGGCTTTGCCTTGGATGTTGCGCGCATCGAAGCGCTGGAAGAACAGCGCAAGACCGTCCAGACCCGCACCGAAGCACTGCAGGCTGAGCGTAATGCGCGTTCCAAATCCATCGGTCAGGCCAAGCAGCGCGGCGAAGACATCGCGCCGCTGATGGCGGATGTCGAGCGCATGGGCACCGAGCTGTCCGAGGGTAAAGTCGAGCTGGACAAGATCCAGACTGAACTGGATTCGATCCTGCTGGGCATCCCTAACGTGCCGCACGAATCGGTGCCGATTGGCGCTGACGAAGACGGCAACGTTGAAGTGCGCCGCTGGGGCACGCCGAAAGCCTTTGATTTCGAGATCAAGGACCACGTTGCCCTGGGCGAATTGACCGGCGGCCTGGATTTTGAAACCGCGGCGAAAATGTCCGGCGCGCGTTTCGCCTTGCTGCGTGGCCCGATTGCACGCATGCACCGCGCCCTGGCGCAGTTCATGATCAACCTGCACACCGCCGAGCACGGCTACGAGGAGGCTTACACCCCGTACCTGGTTCAAGCCCCGGCGCTGATGGGCACCAGCCAACTGCCGAAGTTCGAAGAAGACCTGTTCAAGATCAGCCGCGACGGCGAAGCCGATCTGTACCTGATCCCGACTGCCGAAGTGTCGCTGACCAACATCGTCTCCGGCGAGATTTTCGACGCCAAGCAGTTGCCACTGAAGTTCGTCGCCCACAGCCCGTGCTTCCGTAGCGAAGCCGGTGCGTCGGGCCGTGACACTCGCGGTATGATCCGCCAGCACCAGTTCGACAAAGTCGAGATGGTCCAGGTGGTCGAGCCGTCGACCTCCATGGAAGCCCTGGAAGGCCTGACTGCCAACGCTGAGCGCGTCCTGCAACTGCTGGAGCTGCCGTACCGCGTACTGGCGCTGTGCACCGGCGACATGGGTTTCAGCGCCGTGAAAACCTACGACCTTGAAGTGTGGGTGCCGAGCCAGGACAAATACCGCGAAATTTCGTCGTGCTCCAACTGCGGTGATTTCCAGGCCCGTCGCATGCAGGCGCGTTTCCGCAACCCGGAAACCGGCAAGCCGGAGCTGGTGCACACCCTCAACGGCTCCGGTCTGGCTGTAGGCCGGACCCTGGTGGCGGTGCTGGAAAACTACCAGCAGGCTGACGGTTCTATCCGTGTGCCTGAGGTGCTCAAGCCGTACATGGGCGGCGTTGAGGTCATCGGCTAA
- the crcB gene encoding fluoride efflux transporter CrcB: MLKTILAVSAAGIAGTLLRFATGTWVGANWPKHFYAATLAVNLVGCLIIGLLYGWFLLRPEVPIEIRAGLIVGFVGGLTTFSSFSLDTLRLLESGQALVAFGYLGISVFGGLLATWAGLSLTKL; encoded by the coding sequence GTGCTCAAGACAATTCTTGCCGTGTCCGCAGCCGGCATCGCTGGTACATTATTGCGTTTCGCCACCGGTACGTGGGTCGGCGCCAATTGGCCGAAGCATTTTTATGCGGCGACCCTGGCGGTCAACCTGGTGGGCTGTTTGATTATCGGGCTGCTGTACGGCTGGTTCCTGCTGCGCCCGGAAGTGCCGATTGAAATTCGCGCCGGCTTGATTGTCGGCTTTGTAGGCGGTCTGACGACCTTTTCATCCTTTTCACTGGATACGCTGCGCCTGCTGGAAAGCGGGCAAGCCCTCGTCGCCTTCGGGTACCTGGGCATCAGCGTGTTCGGCGGGCTGCTCGCCACCTGGGCTGGCCTGTCCTTGACCAAACTTTGA
- a CDS encoding replication-associated recombination protein A codes for MDLFRSDPIAQPLAARLRSTNLDEYVGQEHLLARGKPLREALEQGALHSMIFWGPPGVGKTTLARLLAKVSDAHFETVSAVLAGVKEIRQAVEVAKQQAGQYGKRTILFVDEVHRFNKSQQDAFLPYVEDGTLIFIGATTENPSFELNNALLSRARVYVLKSLDEAAMQKLLHRALSEDKGLGKRQLSVSDEGFKILLTAADGDGRRFLNLLENASDLAEDGSEIGVDLLQSLLGDTRRRFDKGGEAFYDQISALHKSVRGSNPDGALYWFARMIDGGCDPLYLARRVVRMASEDIGNADPRALSLCLAAWDVQERLGSPEGELAVAQAITYLACAPKSNAVYMGFKSALRAAAEYGSLEVPLHLRNAPTKLMKQLGYGDEYRYAHDEPDAYAAGEDYFPDELEPLPLYQPVPRGLELKIGEKLNHLAQLDRLSPKQRRK; via the coding sequence ATGGATCTGTTTCGAAGTGACCCGATTGCCCAGCCCCTGGCCGCGCGCTTGCGCTCGACCAACCTGGATGAATACGTCGGTCAGGAACACCTGCTCGCTCGCGGCAAGCCTTTGCGCGAAGCCCTGGAGCAGGGCGCGCTGCACTCGATGATTTTCTGGGGGCCGCCGGGGGTGGGTAAAACCACCCTTGCGCGGTTGCTGGCGAAAGTCTCGGACGCGCATTTCGAAACGGTGTCGGCGGTGCTGGCGGGGGTCAAGGAGATCCGCCAGGCGGTGGAGGTCGCCAAGCAGCAGGCCGGGCAATACGGCAAGCGCACCATCCTGTTTGTTGACGAAGTGCATCGCTTCAACAAGTCGCAGCAAGATGCGTTCCTGCCGTATGTCGAAGACGGCACGCTGATTTTTATTGGTGCCACCACCGAAAACCCGTCGTTTGAACTCAACAACGCCTTGCTCTCGCGGGCGCGGGTGTATGTGCTCAAGAGCCTCGACGAGGCCGCGATGCAAAAGTTGCTGCACCGCGCGTTGAGCGAAGACAAGGGCCTCGGCAAGCGCCAACTGAGCGTCAGCGACGAAGGTTTCAAAATTTTGCTGACGGCTGCCGACGGCGATGGCCGGCGCTTCCTCAACCTGCTGGAAAACGCTTCGGACCTCGCCGAAGACGGCAGCGAGATTGGCGTCGACCTGCTGCAAAGCCTGCTTGGCGATACGCGCCGGCGTTTCGACAAGGGCGGCGAAGCCTTCTACGACCAGATTTCCGCACTGCACAAATCGGTACGCGGCTCCAACCCGGACGGCGCGCTGTACTGGTTTGCGCGGATGATCGACGGCGGCTGCGACCCGCTGTACCTGGCGCGCCGCGTGGTGCGCATGGCCAGCGAAGACATCGGCAACGCCGACCCGCGCGCCCTGAGCCTGTGCCTCGCCGCCTGGGACGTGCAAGAGCGCCTTGGCAGCCCGGAAGGCGAGTTGGCGGTTGCCCAGGCAATCACCTACCTGGCCTGCGCGCCGAAAAGCAATGCGGTGTACATGGGTTTCAAGTCGGCCCTGCGTGCGGCGGCCGAATACGGCTCCCTCGAAGTGCCGCTGCACCTGCGCAATGCGCCAACCAAGTTGATGAAACAGTTGGGCTACGGCGACGAATACCGCTACGCCCACGATGAGCCGGACGCCTATGCCGCCGGCGAAGATTACTTCCCCGATGAGCTTGAGCCCTTGCCGCTCTATCAGCCGGTGCCGCGTGGCCTGGAGCTGAAGATCGGTGAAAAGCTCAATCACCTCGCCCAGCTTGACCGCCTCAGCCCGAAACAGCGGAGAAAGTAG
- the lolA gene encoding outer membrane lipoprotein chaperone LolA, whose amino-acid sequence MRLIRMLLLPALALTAVSAHADPASVASLKNLLDKSQTLTARFSQLTLDAGGTQLQETAGEMAVQRPGLFYWHTEGKAEQTIVSDGQKVTLWDPDLEQATIKKLDPRLNQTPALLLSGDVSKINDSFDITSKQTSNVIEFTLKPKSKDTLFDTLSLSFGNGVINNMRLVDSVGQRTDILFSGVKANQPVPASKFKFDIPKGADVIQE is encoded by the coding sequence ATGCGCCTTATCCGCATGCTGTTGTTGCCGGCACTGGCCCTGACCGCTGTTTCGGCTCACGCTGACCCGGCCTCCGTTGCCAGCCTGAAAAACCTGTTGGACAAATCCCAGACCCTGACGGCGCGCTTCTCCCAGCTGACCCTGGACGCCGGCGGCACCCAGTTGCAGGAAACCGCCGGTGAAATGGCGGTGCAGCGCCCGGGGTTGTTCTACTGGCACACCGAAGGCAAGGCCGAGCAGACCATCGTTTCCGATGGGCAGAAGGTCACCCTGTGGGACCCGGACCTGGAGCAGGCGACCATCAAGAAGCTCGACCCGCGCCTGAACCAGACTCCGGCGCTGTTGCTGTCGGGCGATGTGTCGAAAATCAACGACAGCTTCGACATCACCTCCAAGCAAACCAGCAACGTGATCGAGTTCACCCTCAAGCCCAAATCCAAGGACACGCTGTTTGACACCTTGTCCCTGTCCTTCGGCAACGGCGTGATCAATAACATGCGCCTGGTCGACAGCGTTGGCCAACGCACCGATATCCTGTTCTCCGGGGTCAAGGCCAACCAGCCGGTACCCGCGTCCAAGTTCAAGTTCGACATCCCCAAGGGTGCCGACGTGATCCAGGAATAA